One Luteibacter aegosomaticola genomic window carries:
- a CDS encoding pyridoxamine 5'-phosphate oxidase family protein, whose translation MSRNHHFHEGERAVQRRAGEAATAARNVAMVSDSVIGGARPFVASQFMVATGSIDATGAVWASLLFGKPGFAHTEDGSQISLDVPMAYREAHEPLWTNLAANKDLGLLFIELGTRRRYRVNGTLTGKDDKHLEVSVREAYPNCPKYIQRRQLRTLEERRTATQTASGSALRGSVSALVTQADTLFLASRHAEAGADVSHRGGDEGFVQLIDERTLRIPDYPGNSMFNTWGNLQVDAHAGICIPDFTHGRLLQLTGTVSLEWDQPDPSDETGGTGRYLQFHVDRWLLHDAIPRAAWTYIDASPFNPPVPPRES comes from the coding sequence ATGTCACGCAACCACCACTTCCACGAAGGCGAACGCGCGGTCCAGCGCCGCGCTGGCGAGGCGGCGACTGCCGCCCGCAACGTCGCCATGGTGAGCGATAGCGTCATCGGCGGTGCCCGCCCGTTCGTAGCCAGCCAGTTCATGGTGGCCACCGGCAGCATCGACGCCACCGGGGCGGTATGGGCTTCGCTGCTCTTCGGCAAGCCGGGCTTCGCGCATACCGAAGACGGGTCGCAGATCTCGCTGGACGTCCCCATGGCCTACCGCGAGGCCCACGAACCCCTGTGGACCAATCTCGCCGCCAATAAGGACCTCGGCCTGCTCTTCATTGAACTGGGCACCCGCCGCCGCTACCGGGTGAACGGGACGCTGACCGGTAAGGACGACAAGCACCTCGAAGTGAGCGTCCGCGAGGCGTACCCCAATTGCCCGAAATACATCCAGCGCCGCCAGCTTCGTACGCTGGAAGAACGCCGCACTGCCACGCAGACCGCCAGCGGCTCGGCATTACGCGGCAGCGTGTCGGCACTGGTCACCCAGGCTGACACGCTGTTTCTCGCCAGCCGCCACGCCGAAGCTGGCGCGGATGTCTCACACCGTGGCGGCGACGAAGGCTTCGTGCAACTGATCGACGAACGCACGCTGCGCATTCCCGACTATCCCGGCAACAGCATGTTCAATACCTGGGGAAATTTGCAGGTGGATGCTCACGCAGGCATCTGCATCCCCGACTTCACCCACGGCCGCCTGCTCCAGCTCACCGGCACCGTCTCACTCGAATGGGACCAGCCCGATCCCTCCGATGAAACCGGCGGCACCGGTCGCTACCTGCAGTTTCACGTCGACCGCTGGTTGCTCCACGACGCCATCCCGCGCGCCGCGTGGACGTACATCGACGCCTCACCGTTCAACCCGCCCGTACCGCCTCGCGAATCCTGA
- a CDS encoding HD domain-containing protein yields the protein MTTTIAGIVVPDSALAREITQLVRDTESDLLYHHSRRVFFFGALTGKAKGLTFDPELLYAGAMFHDMGLVPEHSSKTERFEVDGANVARDFLLARGISPEQVDTVWASIALHTTPGIPQHMKPEIALVTAGVEMDVLGLGFENVHTHDRESVAEAHPRGPAFKHGIIDAFYNGVRNKPETTFGNVKADVMAHKEPHFHRGDFVHCILGNGWPT from the coding sequence ATGACCACGACCATCGCAGGCATCGTCGTTCCGGATAGCGCGCTCGCCCGGGAGATCACCCAGCTCGTGCGCGATACCGAGAGCGATCTGCTCTACCACCACTCCCGCCGCGTGTTCTTCTTCGGCGCGCTCACCGGCAAGGCCAAGGGCCTGACCTTCGACCCCGAGCTGCTCTATGCCGGTGCGATGTTCCACGACATGGGCCTGGTGCCCGAGCATTCGAGCAAGACCGAGCGCTTCGAAGTCGATGGTGCCAACGTCGCGCGCGACTTCCTGCTCGCCCGCGGCATCAGCCCGGAACAGGTCGATACCGTGTGGGCTTCGATCGCCCTGCACACCACGCCGGGTATCCCGCAGCACATGAAGCCCGAGATCGCCCTGGTGACCGCGGGCGTAGAGATGGATGTGCTCGGCCTCGGCTTCGAGAACGTGCACACGCATGATCGCGAGAGCGTCGCCGAAGCCCACCCGCGCGGCCCGGCGTTCAAGCACGGCATCATCGATGCGTTCTACAACGGCGTGCGCAACAAACCCGAGACCACCTTCGGCAACGTCAAGGCCGATGTCATGGCGCACAAGGAACCTCACTTCCATCGCGGCGACTTCGTCCACTGCATCCTGGGTAACGGCTGGCCGACCTGA
- a CDS encoding carbohydrate porin, producing the protein MMFQRIAFGWKAAGLGALCCLATANAYAAQDDATIASSDAPQNALQQLAAKGVFIRANLLDQYATNPRGGVHQGRTNVGQFNIGADLDLQKLLGFDGSSFHFTVYRDYGNGLQHDVSGTFSKQQYVYKNEYPRWHLGLFAWEQKFLDNRLDVIFGRLGTTAYYTHLAINCQFQAGTTCGVPRIINSEAGYSLLPSATWAMNVNYKLTPHSYIEGGVYEVNPTTQPSNGLDFSIANSTGVTFPVEWSWSKMDPVKDPYGFEIKAGGYVTTAPLSDPYYNTQGRSRGLYGGTAREADSHRAGIYAMADHIVWRPSPGSSRNLNLFLGVVHQLETDEIMRRQIYTGFVFTGPFAQRPVDTVGLSISYFRMTDAEQAYLDDARKKAGGTGKSHANQLAFELNYGWKPTPGIVLMPNIQYIIHPDNSAIPATKTVPKNLVVYGLSMTVNISRLFGLRAPAVAE; encoded by the coding sequence ATGATGTTTCAACGCATAGCCTTCGGCTGGAAAGCCGCGGGATTGGGGGCGCTTTGCTGTCTGGCGACCGCCAACGCCTACGCAGCACAGGACGATGCAACGATCGCGAGCAGCGATGCGCCGCAGAATGCCCTGCAGCAACTGGCCGCGAAAGGCGTGTTCATCCGCGCCAACCTGCTCGACCAGTACGCGACGAACCCGCGTGGCGGCGTCCACCAGGGCAGGACCAACGTCGGCCAGTTCAATATCGGTGCGGACCTCGATCTCCAAAAGCTGCTCGGCTTTGACGGCAGCAGCTTCCACTTCACCGTGTATCGCGATTACGGTAACGGCCTGCAACACGATGTAAGCGGCACGTTCTCCAAGCAGCAATACGTCTACAAGAACGAATACCCACGCTGGCACCTTGGCCTGTTCGCGTGGGAGCAGAAGTTCCTCGATAACAGGCTCGATGTCATCTTTGGCCGGTTGGGCACCACGGCCTATTACACCCACCTGGCGATCAACTGCCAGTTCCAGGCCGGCACCACCTGTGGCGTGCCGCGCATCATCAATTCCGAGGCCGGATACAGCCTGCTGCCGTCCGCGACGTGGGCTATGAACGTGAACTACAAGCTCACGCCGCACTCGTATATCGAAGGCGGCGTGTACGAAGTAAACCCGACCACGCAGCCAAGCAACGGCCTGGATTTCTCCATCGCCAACTCCACCGGCGTGACCTTCCCGGTGGAGTGGAGCTGGTCGAAAATGGATCCCGTGAAGGATCCTTACGGCTTCGAGATCAAAGCCGGCGGCTACGTGACCACCGCGCCGCTAAGCGATCCGTACTACAACACCCAGGGCCGCTCACGGGGTCTTTACGGCGGGACCGCCCGCGAGGCCGACTCGCACCGCGCAGGCATCTACGCCATGGCCGATCACATCGTGTGGCGGCCCAGTCCCGGCTCATCGCGCAACCTGAACCTGTTCCTTGGCGTGGTGCACCAGCTGGAAACCGATGAAATCATGCGCCGGCAGATCTACACTGGTTTCGTCTTCACCGGGCCGTTTGCCCAGCGACCCGTCGATACCGTCGGCCTCTCGATCTCGTACTTCCGCATGACCGATGCCGAGCAGGCGTATCTGGACGATGCGCGTAAAAAGGCGGGCGGCACGGGCAAGAGCCACGCGAACCAGCTTGCCTTTGAGCTCAACTACGGGTGGAAGCCGACGCCGGGCATCGTCCTGATGCCGAACATCCAGTACATCATCCACCCGGACAACTCGGCCATACCCGCGACGAAAACCGTCCCCAAGAACCTGGTGGTTTATGGGTTGAGCATGACGGTGAACATCTCGCGCCTGTTCGGCCTGCGCGCACCGGCAGTGGCTGAGTAA
- the dctA gene encoding C4-dicarboxylate transporter DctA, whose product MTAKPALRTPVRKRFYEDLTFQVLAGMALGVLVGALAPNVGTQLKPLGDVFIRLIQMVVGLIIFCTVTHGIASVRDLGKVGRIAVKAIVYFEIVTSFALVIGLVTINLLKPGVGMHIDPAALHTPSDAVHPAAHMNFGEFLLNLVPKSAVDAFAQGDILQILVFSVLFACGLASLGERAKPVLEVVHLVSQALFWVIRVAMKIAPIAAFGAIAFTVAKFGLETLVPLAALVGEFFLTCVIFIVVVLWPIARWSGFNLWKLMRYVREELVLVIGTSSSESVFPQLTAKLTKLGVQESVVGLVLPTAYSFNHDGTCLYFAAVSVFLAQATGTALGWEQQLGLLLVLLVTSKGGAGVAGSAIAVLAMTLAATKTIPVGSIALILGVHRILSSAFVFTNIAGNCVATLVVGKWENAVDTERLEEELTQGYRPA is encoded by the coding sequence ATGACTGCTAAACCCGCTCTACGAACGCCCGTGCGCAAGCGTTTCTACGAAGACCTCACCTTCCAGGTGCTGGCCGGCATGGCGCTTGGCGTGCTGGTCGGCGCGCTCGCGCCGAACGTGGGCACGCAGCTGAAGCCCCTCGGCGACGTGTTCATCCGCCTCATCCAGATGGTGGTGGGCCTGATCATCTTCTGCACGGTGACCCACGGCATCGCCAGCGTGCGCGACCTGGGCAAGGTCGGCCGGATCGCGGTGAAGGCGATCGTCTACTTCGAGATCGTCACCAGCTTCGCCCTCGTGATTGGCCTCGTCACGATCAACCTGCTGAAGCCTGGCGTGGGCATGCACATCGACCCCGCCGCGCTGCACACGCCTTCGGACGCGGTGCACCCCGCTGCGCACATGAACTTCGGCGAGTTCCTGCTCAACCTGGTGCCGAAGTCCGCCGTGGACGCGTTCGCCCAGGGCGACATCCTTCAGATCCTCGTGTTCTCGGTGCTGTTCGCCTGCGGCCTGGCCTCGCTGGGCGAACGTGCGAAGCCCGTGCTGGAGGTGGTGCATCTCGTATCGCAAGCGTTGTTCTGGGTGATCCGCGTCGCGATGAAGATCGCGCCCATCGCCGCGTTCGGCGCCATCGCGTTCACGGTAGCGAAGTTCGGCCTCGAAACGCTGGTGCCGCTGGCCGCGCTGGTGGGCGAGTTCTTCCTCACCTGCGTGATCTTCATCGTGGTGGTGCTGTGGCCCATCGCGCGCTGGTCGGGCTTCAACCTGTGGAAGCTGATGCGCTACGTGCGCGAGGAACTGGTCCTCGTGATCGGCACCAGCTCCTCGGAGAGCGTATTCCCCCAGCTCACTGCCAAACTCACGAAGCTCGGCGTGCAGGAATCCGTGGTGGGCCTGGTGTTGCCCACGGCGTATAGCTTCAACCACGACGGCACATGCCTGTACTTCGCCGCAGTGAGCGTGTTCCTGGCGCAAGCCACGGGCACGGCACTGGGTTGGGAACAACAGCTGGGGCTGCTCCTGGTGCTGCTAGTGACATCCAAGGGCGGTGCCGGCGTGGCAGGCTCGGCTATCGCGGTACTCGCCATGACCCTGGCCGCCACCAAGACCATCCCGGTAGGCAGCATTGCCCTGATCCTCGGTGTGCACCGGATCCTGTCCTCCGCCTTCGTCTTCACCAACATCGCAGGCAACTGTGTCGCCACGCTCGTCGTGGGCAAGTGGGAAAACGCCGTCGACACCGAGCGCCTCGAAGAAGAACTCACCCAGGGCTACCGCCCGGCCTGA
- a CDS encoding alpha/beta fold hydrolase, with protein MNTQAKPPVVFYRNEKIDGLNIAYREAGPADAPVVLLLHGFPTSSHMFRNLIPYLATRYRVIAPDYPGYGESDAPDVKDYHYSFEGFGNIVRTLLERLKVQKYAMYVMDYGAPVGWQLFLKNPEKLTALIIQNGNAYDEGLKAFWDPIKVYWADGAAKSRDALRWLVKLDTTIFQYTDGVDDKTRISPDNWVHDQRLLDRPGNEDVQMDVMYDYRKNVPLYPEVQRLFREHQPPTLITWGERDTIFPADGAHPYKRDLKDLEFHLFPTGHFALEDKGDEIMPLIGDFLDRKLGKKA; from the coding sequence ATGAACACCCAAGCCAAGCCCCCGGTCGTCTTCTATCGCAACGAAAAAATCGACGGCCTCAACATCGCCTACCGCGAAGCCGGCCCCGCCGATGCACCCGTCGTGCTGCTGCTCCACGGTTTCCCCACCTCGTCACACATGTTCCGCAACCTCATCCCGTACCTCGCCACGCGTTACCGCGTGATCGCTCCGGACTACCCCGGCTACGGCGAAAGCGACGCGCCGGATGTGAAGGACTACCACTACAGCTTCGAAGGCTTCGGCAACATCGTCCGCACGCTGCTCGAACGGCTGAAGGTGCAGAAGTACGCGATGTATGTGATGGACTACGGCGCACCGGTCGGCTGGCAACTGTTCCTGAAGAACCCGGAGAAGCTCACCGCGCTGATCATCCAGAACGGTAACGCCTACGACGAAGGCCTGAAGGCGTTCTGGGATCCGATCAAGGTGTACTGGGCCGATGGCGCCGCGAAGAGCCGCGATGCGCTGCGCTGGCTGGTGAAGCTCGACACCACGATCTTCCAGTACACGGATGGCGTGGACGACAAGACCCGCATCTCCCCGGACAACTGGGTGCACGACCAGCGCCTGCTCGATCGCCCCGGTAACGAGGATGTGCAGATGGACGTGATGTACGACTACCGCAAGAACGTCCCGCTCTATCCCGAAGTGCAGCGCCTGTTCCGTGAACACCAGCCGCCAACCCTGATCACCTGGGGCGAGCGCGACACGATCTTCCCGGCCGACGGCGCCCACCCGTACAAGCGCGACCTGAAGGACCTCGAGTTCCACCTGTTCCCGACCGGGCACTTCGCACTGGAAGACAAGGGCGACGAAATCATGCCGCTGATCGGCGACTTCCTGGACCGCAAGCTGGGCAAGAAGGCCTGA
- a CDS encoding catalase, translating into MPPGPTLNRSQGSPMSKLTTVFGAPVADDDNTMTAGPRGPALLQDVWFLEKLAHFDREVIPERRMHAKGAGAFGTFTVTHDITKYTRAKIFSEVGKKTEMVARFSSVAGERGAADAERDIRGFALKFYTEEGNWDLVGNNTPVFFIRDPLKFPDLNHAIKRDPRTGLRSADSNWDYWTNLPEALHQVTIVMSERGIPRSFRHMHGFGSHTYSFINAQNERFWVKFTFKTQQGIQNLTDAEAGATIGGDRESHQRDLFNAIEGGEFPRWTLYVQIMPEAEASKTPYNPFDLTKVWPHADYPLIEVGVMELNRNPENFFQDIEQAAFSPAVIVPGIGFSPDKMLQGRLFSYGDTQRYRLGVNYAQIPVNAPKCPVHSYHRDGAMRMDAAKSDATSYAPNSRGALQPQPDFSEPPLSVDGAAARWNHREDTDYFSQPRKLFENMSAAQRQVLFENTARAIKGASEPVVQRHIANCTACHAEYGAGVAEAIKRLG; encoded by the coding sequence ATGCCACCCGGGCCAACCCTCAACCGTTCCCAAGGATCACCGATGAGCAAGCTCACCACCGTCTTCGGCGCACCCGTCGCCGACGACGACAACACCATGACCGCCGGCCCGCGTGGGCCGGCTCTTCTCCAGGATGTCTGGTTCCTGGAAAAGCTGGCCCATTTCGATCGCGAAGTGATCCCCGAGCGCCGCATGCATGCCAAGGGCGCCGGCGCGTTCGGCACCTTCACGGTGACCCACGACATCACGAAGTACACCCGTGCGAAGATCTTCTCGGAAGTAGGCAAGAAGACCGAGATGGTCGCGCGCTTCTCCAGCGTGGCCGGCGAACGCGGTGCGGCCGATGCCGAGCGCGATATCCGCGGCTTCGCGCTGAAGTTTTATACCGAGGAAGGCAACTGGGACCTCGTGGGCAACAATACGCCGGTGTTCTTCATCCGCGATCCGCTAAAGTTCCCGGACCTGAACCACGCGATCAAGCGCGATCCGCGCACGGGCCTGCGCTCGGCGGATAGCAACTGGGATTACTGGACCAACCTGCCGGAAGCCCTGCACCAGGTCACGATCGTGATGAGCGAGCGCGGCATCCCCCGCTCGTTCCGCCACATGCATGGCTTTGGCTCGCATACCTATAGCTTCATCAATGCGCAGAACGAGCGTTTCTGGGTGAAGTTCACTTTCAAGACCCAGCAGGGCATCCAGAACCTGACCGACGCGGAAGCCGGTGCCACCATCGGCGGCGATCGCGAGAGCCACCAGCGCGATCTGTTCAACGCGATCGAGGGCGGTGAGTTCCCGCGCTGGACGCTCTACGTGCAGATCATGCCGGAAGCCGAAGCCAGCAAGACCCCGTACAACCCGTTCGACCTGACCAAGGTGTGGCCGCACGCCGACTACCCGCTGATCGAAGTGGGCGTGATGGAGCTGAACCGGAACCCGGAGAACTTCTTCCAGGATATCGAGCAGGCTGCGTTCTCGCCCGCCGTGATCGTGCCGGGCATTGGCTTCTCGCCCGACAAGATGCTCCAGGGCCGCCTGTTCTCGTATGGCGATACCCAGCGCTACCGCCTGGGCGTGAACTACGCGCAGATCCCGGTGAATGCGCCGAAGTGCCCGGTGCACAGCTACCACCGTGATGGCGCGATGCGTATGGATGCCGCGAAGAGCGATGCCACCAGCTACGCCCCGAACAGCCGTGGTGCCCTGCAGCCGCAGCCGGATTTCAGCGAGCCGCCGCTCTCCGTGGATGGCGCCGCCGCGCGCTGGAACCACCGCGAGGACACGGATTACTTCTCGCAGCCGCGGAAACTGTTCGAGAACATGTCGGCCGCACAGCGGCAGGTGTTGTTCGAGAACACGGCGCGGGCGATCAAGGGCGCATCGGAGCCGGTAGTGCAGCGGCATATCGCCAACTGCACGGCGTGCCATGCCGAGTATGGCGCGGGCGTGGCAGAGGCCATCAAGCGGCTAGGCTAG
- a CDS encoding LysR family transcriptional regulator, producing MFSLNLRHLDALLAVARIGSMSGAAAAVNLSQPALVHAVAKLERVLDARLFERHAAGVELTESGRGFVRRVDTALRLLVRGVRRLRRAVRGQALAHVERRVSMAQLRALVAVVGNSSYAAAAEDVGVSEPALHRAMRELQEALEVPLLVRVGRSIRPTDAATRLVHFVRLMLAELGAAIEEIASGGDAGSGFIRIGVLPVARAHFLPRVLSAFASEYPAAMVEVIEGPYLELLARLRQGDMDLLIGSERQTVPARDVLQEGLFDDELVIVGRAGHPLRGGRLTTAALLRYPWVVPARGVPLRLNWERMFHVRGVEPPPIRLQCASVLIMRGMMLAGDWLTLMSRDQFLLESRAGHLVELGTPGKDFWRRIAMTRRSEWLPTPLQAKFVALLRRMAAEKASGQ from the coding sequence GTGTTTTCCCTGAACCTGCGTCATCTTGATGCGCTGCTCGCGGTGGCACGGATCGGGTCGATGAGTGGCGCGGCTGCGGCGGTGAATCTCTCGCAGCCGGCGCTCGTGCACGCGGTGGCCAAGCTGGAGCGGGTGCTGGATGCGCGCTTGTTCGAGCGGCACGCGGCGGGGGTGGAGCTGACGGAGAGCGGCCGCGGGTTCGTGCGCCGGGTGGATACCGCCTTGCGTTTGCTCGTGCGTGGTGTAAGGCGCTTGCGGCGCGCCGTGCGTGGCCAGGCGCTCGCGCATGTGGAGCGGCGCGTCTCCATGGCGCAGCTGCGCGCGCTCGTCGCCGTGGTGGGTAATAGCAGTTATGCAGCGGCCGCCGAGGACGTGGGCGTCTCCGAGCCCGCCCTGCATCGCGCGATGCGTGAACTGCAGGAAGCGTTGGAGGTGCCATTGCTGGTCCGCGTGGGCCGTTCGATCCGGCCAACCGATGCGGCGACGAGGCTAGTGCACTTCGTGCGCCTGATGCTGGCCGAGCTGGGCGCAGCCATCGAGGAGATCGCCAGTGGTGGTGACGCGGGGAGCGGCTTCATCCGTATCGGCGTGCTGCCCGTCGCGCGTGCGCACTTCCTGCCGCGCGTGCTTTCTGCGTTCGCGAGCGAGTATCCCGCGGCGATGGTGGAGGTCATTGAAGGGCCCTATCTCGAGCTGCTTGCGCGCCTGCGCCAGGGCGATATGGATTTGCTCATTGGCTCGGAACGGCAGACCGTGCCTGCGCGCGATGTGCTGCAGGAAGGCTTGTTCGACGACGAACTGGTCATCGTGGGGCGGGCGGGGCATCCGTTGCGTGGCGGCCGCCTCACCACGGCCGCGTTGCTTCGCTATCCGTGGGTGGTGCCTGCCCGTGGCGTACCGTTGCGGCTGAACTGGGAGCGCATGTTCCATGTGCGTGGCGTGGAGCCGCCGCCTATCCGACTGCAGTGCGCCTCGGTGCTGATCATGCGCGGCATGATGCTCGCGGGGGACTGGCTCACCCTGATGTCGCGCGATCAGTTCCTGCTGGAAAGCCGTGCGGGCCATCTCGTTGAGCTGGGTACCCCGGGCAAGGATTTCTGGCGGCGTATCGCGATGACCCGGCGAAGCGAATGGCTGCCTACGCCGTTGCAGGCAAAGTTTGTCGCGCTGCTGCGGCGGATGGCGGCAGAGAAGGCCTCCGGGCAGTAG
- a CDS encoding amidohydrolase family protein — MILFDTHTHVISPDAATYPTGPIGGKQSEWSRERPVDADGLLRAMDAAGIEQAVVVQASTVYGHDNRYVADTVRTHRDRFVGVYSIDAMAADAVERIDHWQAQGLYGFRLFTTGSTMPGQAAWLGHPDSYPAWEHAEKHGIPVCLQMTMDGLPVLRDLLTRFPKVRVLLDHCARPELDDGAPYTAAQALFDMATFPGVYLKLTNRTLEAAAKGQSTPTAFLDALLTHYGAERIAWGSNFPAAAGTLASLAAQARTVLGDLPPAAQAAIGHRTAISLYPFARAGAAA, encoded by the coding sequence GTGATCCTGTTCGACACCCACACCCACGTGATTTCGCCCGATGCGGCGACCTACCCCACCGGCCCGATCGGCGGGAAGCAGTCCGAATGGTCGCGTGAGCGGCCGGTCGATGCGGACGGCTTGCTGCGCGCCATGGATGCCGCCGGCATCGAACAAGCCGTGGTGGTGCAGGCATCGACGGTCTACGGCCACGACAACCGCTACGTCGCCGACACCGTCCGCACCCATCGCGATCGATTCGTCGGTGTGTACTCGATCGATGCGATGGCAGCGGATGCCGTGGAGCGTATCGACCACTGGCAGGCCCAGGGCTTGTATGGCTTTCGGCTGTTCACCACCGGCAGCACCATGCCGGGCCAGGCTGCATGGCTGGGCCATCCCGATTCCTATCCAGCCTGGGAACATGCCGAGAAGCACGGGATTCCGGTGTGTCTGCAGATGACGATGGACGGCCTGCCCGTGCTGCGCGACCTGCTCACCCGCTTCCCGAAGGTGCGCGTCCTGCTCGACCATTGCGCGCGCCCCGAACTCGATGATGGTGCGCCCTATACGGCCGCCCAGGCTTTGTTCGACATGGCCACCTTCCCGGGCGTGTACCTCAAGCTAACGAACCGGACGCTCGAGGCCGCGGCAAAGGGCCAGTCCACGCCCACGGCGTTCCTTGATGCACTGCTCACCCACTACGGCGCGGAACGGATCGCCTGGGGCTCAAACTTCCCCGCGGCCGCCGGCACACTGGCCAGCCTCGCGGCACAGGCTCGCACGGTGCTTGGCGATCTGCCGCCCGCGGCACAGGCGGCGATCGGCCATCGCACGGCGATATCGCTCTATCCCTTCGCCCGCGCCGGAGCCGCCGCATGA
- a CDS encoding nuclear transport factor 2 family protein: MRIRDLAAAVCLLAAAPSLALAAAGNGTSKADEQAVLAPFQAFLDGMAKYDQAAMRATVQPEGSVALLRKDKVIRNTLSGFIDHIKPGKDSIEERIYEPLVRVDDNLAIIWARYDFRLNGKVIHCGTDLVHLVKQDGKWLIAGIADNSRDECPAG, translated from the coding sequence ATGCGTATTCGCGATCTTGCCGCCGCCGTTTGCCTGCTCGCCGCAGCGCCGTCCCTGGCGCTAGCCGCCGCCGGGAACGGCACCTCGAAGGCCGATGAGCAGGCCGTGCTCGCGCCGTTCCAGGCCTTTCTCGACGGCATGGCCAAATACGATCAGGCGGCGATGCGCGCCACCGTGCAACCCGAAGGCAGCGTGGCCCTGCTGCGCAAGGACAAGGTGATTCGCAATACGCTCTCCGGCTTCATCGATCACATCAAGCCGGGTAAGGACAGCATCGAGGAGCGCATCTACGAGCCGCTCGTGCGCGTGGACGACAACCTCGCGATCATCTGGGCCCGCTACGACTTCCGGCTCAACGGCAAGGTGATCCACTGCGGCACGGATCTCGTGCATCTGGTGAAGCAGGATGGCAAGTGGCTGATCGCGGGGATCGCGGACAACAGTCGCGACGAATGCCCGGCCGGGTAA
- a CDS encoding tautomerase family protein: MPIVTIQITREGSGPGRKHVTDEEKAELIKGASELLLRVLNKPLVSTFVVIQEVPLENWGWGGLPALEFRRQFPEGPR, from the coding sequence ATGCCGATCGTCACCATCCAGATCACGCGCGAAGGCTCCGGCCCCGGGCGCAAGCACGTTACCGATGAAGAAAAGGCCGAGCTGATCAAGGGCGCAAGCGAGCTGCTGCTGCGCGTGCTCAACAAGCCGCTGGTCTCCACCTTCGTCGTGATCCAGGAAGTACCGCTCGAGAACTGGGGCTGGGGCGGCCTTCCCGCCCTCGAATTCCGACGCCAATTCCCGGAAGGCCCCCGGTAG
- a CDS encoding SDR family NAD(P)-dependent oxidoreductase, whose translation MSAVVKVAVITGASQGIGAGLVSAFLERGFRIVANSRAIPPSDHPDIHAVPGNIGDPEVAERVIREAVERFGRVDTLVNNAGVFVPKPFVEYTALDYANVLTVNLHGFFYVTQAAVRQMLAQESGHIVSITTTLVEHPVAGIPSVLTSLTKGGVTSATKSLAIEYATRGIRANAVSPGVIQTPMHERSEWGVLAALHPVHRMGEIKDIVDAVMYLENATFVTGEILHVDGGQSAGH comes from the coding sequence ATGAGTGCCGTCGTGAAAGTCGCCGTGATCACCGGTGCCTCGCAGGGGATCGGCGCCGGGCTCGTCTCCGCCTTCCTTGAACGTGGGTTTCGTATTGTCGCGAACTCCCGCGCCATACCGCCGTCCGATCACCCGGATATCCATGCGGTGCCAGGCAATATCGGCGACCCCGAAGTGGCGGAGCGGGTCATCCGCGAGGCCGTGGAGCGTTTCGGGCGCGTCGATACGCTGGTGAACAATGCGGGCGTATTCGTGCCCAAGCCGTTCGTCGAATACACCGCACTCGATTACGCCAATGTGCTGACCGTCAATCTTCACGGATTTTTCTACGTCACGCAGGCGGCCGTGCGGCAGATGCTTGCCCAGGAAAGTGGGCACATCGTCAGCATCACCACGACGCTGGTGGAGCATCCGGTGGCCGGGATTCCGTCGGTGCTGACGTCGCTCACCAAGGGCGGCGTCACCTCCGCCACCAAGTCACTGGCGATCGAATACGCCACGCGTGGGATTCGCGCCAATGCGGTTTCCCCTGGCGTGATCCAGACGCCGATGCACGAACGCAGCGAATGGGGCGTGCTCGCGGCACTGCACCCGGTACACCGCATGGGCGAGATCAAGGACATCGTCGATGCCGTGATGTACCTGGAAAACGCGACCTTCGTCACCGGCGAAATCCTGCACGTCGACGGCGGGCAGAGCGCCGGGCACTGA